In Stomoxys calcitrans chromosome 2, idStoCalc2.1, whole genome shotgun sequence, the following proteins share a genomic window:
- the LOC106080993 gene encoding uncharacterized protein LOC106080993, whose translation MKCLLQLVFGLFIAAFFTSIFGNDGVLCKDLKCSYPTNLSQLLQNIYKERSFVSILLMMPITMVEVSWDLQTVFKWQIPKIVMTPGQEFELRKVFNKEIIAVVVMPSNFDKVLFDTCAQVLNNTRQTRIVVATDDLKTSQTQFEKQLLQAAESYKMTRVILAYLNSNGGELSSHQRLQPYPNYQWRNPTNNDYFYPEYWRNLHRKKVVVYAEQSIPGVFLFKDSKGNIQYSGHLGKLIALFVHHYNATMQPYHTPKVDKSTFYTNIKELMEQQLIDLPMIVDSGVNNGVDEKWHLRSDCIEVTQIKLMVPCPSPRSILEIYPLLLNLDFIGSLIIGTVVFSFTHSLFDWIFGEMVVQPWSFLLDDKGLPGLLGHAFVARVSPRLSLKILYLLMAFAGLNTNMRFGAKMKTLFTTPPYHRHLENFEELNRSPVTILVPETVFEELPYPIEKLMLTQDNAFFQEMRQSLNTSYGYFTSLSAWQTFKQTQRGISHKVFCIYDNLTIRSPKLMSFRLQRNSVYKEPLDALIHRVHDAGLMQAWYSQTFADMLRQKEIKFKYSTDIVEASALKVGDLKWLWIILAMGWLFDTLVFFVEIAIDRYVGTLV comes from the coding sequence ATGAAATGTTTACTTCAACTGGTTTTCGGTCTTTTTATTGCGGCCTTTTTCACTTCCATATTTGGCAACGATGGCGTTTTATGTAAGgatttaaaatgttcatatcCCACAAATTTATCACAATTGCTACAAAATATTTACAAGGAAAGATCCTTTGTATCAATATTGCTGATGATGCCAATAACCATGGTGGAAGTTTCATGGGATCTGCAAACGGTATTTAAATGGCAAATACCAAAAATCGTAATGACACCAGGTCAGGAGTTTGAATTGAGAAAAGTCTTCAACAAGGAGATCATTGCTGTAGTTGTCATGccttcaaattttgataaagtcCTATTCGACACTTGTGCTCAGGTCTTGAATAACACGCGTCAAACCAGAATTGTGGTGGCTACAGATGATTTAAAGACTTCACAAACACAATTCGAAAAGCAGCTACTTCAAGCAGCCGAGAGTTATAAAATGACCCGAGTTATACTAGCATATCTTAATTCCAATGGAGGAGAGTTGTCCTCACATCAAAGATTGCAACCCTATCCCAATTACCAGTGGAGAAATCCAACAAACAATGATTACTTCTATCCCGAGTATTGGCGAAATTTACACCGCAAAAAGGTTGTTGTCTATGCTGAGCAATCCATACCAGGCGTTTTTCTTTTCAAGGATTCCAAGGGAAATATCCAGTACAGCGGTCATTTGGGTAAACTAATTGCATTGTTTGTCCATCACTATAATGCAACAATGCAGCCATATCATACACCCAAGGTTGATAAATCTACATTTTATACTAACATCAAAGAGTTGATGGAACAACAACTTATCGATTTGCCCATGATTGTCGATAGCGGTGTAAATAATGGGGTCGATGAAAAATGGCACCTTAGATCCGATTGCATAGAGGTAACACAGATCAAACTAATGGTGCCTTGTCCCAGTCCTCGTAGCATACTTGAAATCTATCCTCTGCTATTGAATCTGGATTTCATTGGAAGCCTTATTATTGGCACTGTTGTCTTTTCGTTTACCCATTCTTTATTTGATTGGATCTTTGGAGAAATGGTGGTGCAACCTTGGAGCTTTTTATTGGATGACAAGGGCTTGCCAGGTTTGTTGGGACATGCCTTTGTGGCCAGAGTATCTCCTAGATTATCTCTTAAGATTTTATACCTCTTAATGGCCTTTGCAGGCCTGAATACCAATATGCGGTTTGGAGCAAAAATGAAGACACTCTTCACCACACCACCCTATCACAggcacttggaaaactttgagGAGCTGAACAGATCACCGGTGACAATACTGGTGCCGGAAACTGTATTTGAGGAACTACCCTATCCCATAGAGAAGTTGATGCTAACACAGGATAATGCCTTTTTTCAGGAAATGCGTCAAAGTTTGAATACCTCCTATGGGTACTTCACTTCCCTAAGCGCTTGGCAGACGTTCAAGCAAACGCAACGGGGCATCTcccataaagtgttttgtatcTACGACAATCTAACAATCAGATCTCCCAAACTAATGTCCTTTCGTCTACAGAGAAATTCGGTATATAAAGAACCCTTGGATGCGCTTATTCATCGCGTACATGACGCGGGTCTAATGCAAGCCTGGTATTCGCAGACCTTTGCAGATATGTTGAGAcaaaaggaaattaaatttaaatattccaCTGACATCGTAGAGGCATCCGCTCTAAAAGTTGGCGATTTAAAATGGTTGTGGATAATATTGGCCATGGGTTGGCTGTTTGACACTTTGGTATTTTTTGTGGAAATTGCGATAGATCGTTATGTTGGAACTTTGGTCTAA